In Zingiber officinale cultivar Zhangliang chromosome 1A, Zo_v1.1, whole genome shotgun sequence, a genomic segment contains:
- the LOC122009397 gene encoding putative transcription factor bHLH041, with amino-acid sequence MDGWRCNVDGDLSYAARALGSFAGPLIYSQEPGQFIYQISQKMEDPDLKGIFPFKQLKNQQQGVQFPADEAVIMKAMLAVISSTTTTPSSSAVSSPSTMSNPAGEVFGEQNNSSRRAFRPYNPVLAPKLELKEISLRGQKMIKGSICFLRRIKCDREQVEGMKTTTWPAPATSNQLHHVISERRRREKLNDSFHRLSMILPPDSKRDKASVLISARNYLKTLRAQVMDLQEKNRKLEAHLPILDHEMAEGNFQVEVMKLGSDESRSQLEQIHIKITVRVECDIVNIILRVLECLRGMRIVSIASVDARAYSPKMRISARVNLKLQIKSCDWNEALFQEAMNRAINGVAPPAEPLPFRNLDL; translated from the exons ATGGATGGATGGCGTTGCAATGTTGACGGCGACCTCAGCTACGCCGCAAGAGCTCTTGGTTCATTTGCAGGACCATTAATCTACTCTCAAGAACCAGGGCAATTCATCTATCAG ATCTCACAGAAAATGGAGGACCCGGACTTGAAGGGCATCTTCCCTTTCAAGCAGTTGAAGAACCAACAACAAGGCGTGCAATTTCCAGCCGACGAGGCGGTGATCATGAAGGCCATGTTGGCCGTCATCTCTTCCACCACCACGACCCCATCGTCGTCCGCCGTATCTTCGCCGTCGACGATGTCCAACCCAGCTGGAGAAGTTTTCGGCGAGCAGAACAATTCAAGTAGGCGAGCGTTTAGGCCTTACAATCCTGTTTTGGCTCCCAAGCTCGAACTCAAAGAGATTAGTTTGCGCGGGCAAAAGATGATAAAGGGCTCGATCTGCTTCCTGAGAAGAATAAAATGTGATCGGGAGCAAGTAGAAGGGATGAAGACGACCACATGGCCAGCGCCGGCGACGAGCAACCAGTTGCACCATGTGATATCGGAACGGAGACGTCGCGAGAAGCTCAACGACAGCTTCCACAGGCTCAGCATGATTCTTCCTCCGGATTCCAAG AGGGATAAAGCTTCAGTGCTGATCAGTGCGAGGAACTACTTGAAGACCCTGAGAGCCCAAGTTATGGATCTCCAGGAAAAGAACAGAAAACTGGAAGCACATCTACCAATATTAGATCATGAGATGGCAGAAGGCAATTTCCAAGTCGAAGTCATGAAATTAGGCTCAGACGAGTCACGCTCGCAGTTGGAGCAAATCCACATCAAGATCACAGTGAGAGTGGAATGCGACATTGTGAATATAATCCTGCGTGTTCTGGAGTGCCTCAGAGGGATGAGGATCGTGAGCATAGCTTCAGTGGATGCTCGTGCATACTCCCCTAAGATGCGAATCTCTGCCAGAGTAAATCTGAAGCTACAGATTAAG AGTTGCGACTGGAACGAGGCATTATTCCAGGAAGCCATGAACAGGGCTATTAATGGCGTTGCACCACCTGCTGAACCCCTTCCTTTTCGCAATTTAGATTTGTAG